A region from the Mustela erminea isolate mMusErm1 chromosome 2, mMusErm1.Pri, whole genome shotgun sequence genome encodes:
- the TMEM128 gene encoding transmembrane protein 128 has translation MDAPRAREQLRRRYLFPPDTEAPLDSEGYAGPETSTAVEKKEKPLPRLNIHSGFWILASIVVTYYVDFFKTVKENFHTSSWFVIGGALLLLSLSIACYCILYLEWCRGIEDYDVRYPTLIPVTTAAFLAAGICFNVALWHVWSFLTPLVLFTQFMGVVMLISLLG, from the exons ATGGACGCTCCGCGGGCTCGGGAGCAGCTCCGACGGCGATACCTGTTCCCGCCGGACACCGAGGCCCCGCTGGACAGCGAGGGCTACGCCGGGCCGG AAACCTCTACAGCTgttgaaaaaaaggagaaacctCTTCCAAGACTTAATATCCATTCCGGATTCTGGATTTTGGCATCCATTGTTGTGACCTACTATGTTGATTTCTTTAAAACTGTTAAAGAAAACTTTCACACTAGTAG CTGGTTTGTCATTGGCGGTGCCCTGCTGCTCCTCAGCCTGTCGATCGCATGTTACTGTATTCTCTACCTGGAGTGGTGTCGGGGAATTGAAGATTACGACGTCCGGTATCCCACCTTGATCCCCGTCACCACTGCTGCTTTTCTTGCGGCTGGAATTTG CTTCAACGTTGCTCTGTGGCACGTGTGGTCCTTCCTCACTCCACTGGTGTTGTTCACTCAGTTTATGGGGGTTGTGATGCTCATCTCACTGCTTGGCTGA